In one window of Brenneria goodwinii DNA:
- the dtnK gene encoding D-threonate kinase: protein MPKEQQSAIQVLVVADDFTGANDAGVGLSLNGALVSVIFDVGKLSAGLPGNAVVINTDSRAVSAEIAAQRTAGAIEAWRAAGGKGWVFKKIDSTLRGNLGAETAAALFAAQSPMALIAPAAPALGRITRGGQVWVNGRLLTETEFASDPKTPVLSAAVSARLAEQTGLPVAEVSLADVRQAGLAGYLQKLSDQGIRLVVLDAEHQRDLEKIMHAASNLPFSPLLVGSAGLSDALAKQTGTQQPVVKPLLAVIGTMSDIAQKQIEFVNQRKNVSIINININELFTVDAPDATERWRHDALTALDSGHHCIIRTCCRDSQRFDIVRLCQRHQLNRQQLGETISHFLGELSRSIVLNSDRINRRLLGGLYLSGGDIAIAVATALGASGFQIKGQIASCVPWGRLLDSSLGDVPVMTKAGGFGNETTLLDVLRFIEEKVSE, encoded by the coding sequence ATGCCGAAAGAGCAGCAGTCAGCGATTCAGGTCTTGGTGGTCGCGGATGATTTTACGGGAGCAAATGATGCCGGCGTCGGCCTGTCTCTGAATGGCGCTCTGGTCAGCGTGATATTTGATGTCGGCAAACTGTCTGCGGGCCTGCCGGGAAACGCGGTCGTTATCAATACCGATAGTCGAGCGGTTAGCGCTGAGATTGCCGCGCAGCGAACCGCCGGGGCGATTGAAGCATGGCGTGCCGCCGGAGGAAAAGGCTGGGTGTTCAAAAAGATAGACTCTACGTTACGGGGGAACTTAGGGGCTGAAACGGCCGCGGCTTTATTCGCCGCGCAGAGTCCGATGGCTTTGATCGCGCCGGCGGCGCCGGCGTTGGGGCGCATCACCCGCGGCGGGCAGGTTTGGGTAAACGGACGTCTGCTTACCGAGACGGAATTCGCCAGCGATCCCAAAACGCCTGTGCTTTCCGCCGCGGTGAGCGCCCGTCTGGCCGAGCAAACCGGGCTTCCTGTCGCGGAGGTCTCCTTAGCCGATGTGCGTCAAGCGGGTTTGGCCGGTTATCTGCAGAAGCTGTCCGACCAAGGGATCCGCCTGGTGGTTCTGGATGCTGAGCACCAGCGTGACCTGGAGAAAATCATGCATGCTGCCAGCAATTTACCCTTCTCCCCTCTGCTGGTGGGATCGGCAGGACTGAGTGACGCGCTGGCAAAACAAACCGGCACTCAGCAGCCTGTGGTTAAACCGCTGCTGGCGGTGATCGGAACAATGAGCGATATCGCTCAAAAACAGATTGAATTTGTTAATCAACGAAAAAACGTATCGATTATTAATATTAATATCAATGAGTTATTCACCGTTGATGCGCCGGACGCCACGGAACGATGGCGCCATGACGCGTTGACGGCATTGGATAGCGGGCATCACTGCATTATTCGCACCTGTTGCCGCGACAGTCAGCGGTTTGACATCGTCCGGCTATGTCAACGGCATCAACTGAACCGGCAGCAGTTGGGCGAAACCATCAGTCATTTTCTGGGGGAGTTGAGCCGAAGCATTGTGCTGAACAGCGACAGGATTAACCGGCGCCTGCTGGGCGGGCTGTATTTATCCGGCGGCGACATTGCGATTGCCGTGGCGACCGCACTGGGCGCCAGCGGTTTTCAGATTAAGGGGCAAATTGCATCGTGCGTGCCTTGGGGGCGGTTGCTGGACAGTTCGCTCGGTGACGTTCCCGTCATGACTAAAGCGGGGGGATTTGGTAACGAAACCACTTTGCTGGACGTTTTGCGTTTTATTGAGGAGAAGGTCAGTGAATAA
- a CDS encoding D-threonate 4-phosphate dehydrogenase yields MGDPAGIGPEIIIKSLAEGELSGAPAVVVGCVQTLRRIQALNIVPVVELKVIEKPADAVFTPGMINIIDEPLEKPDTLTPGSVQAQAGDLAYRCIKRATELAMAGEVSAIATAPLNKEALHLAGHMYPGHTELLAKLTNSRDYAMVLYTDKLKVIHVSTHIALRKFLDTLSCERVETVIAMADTFLKRVGYTHPRIAVAGVNPHAGENGLFGDEEIRIVSPAVEVMKGKGIDVYGPCPPDTVYLQAYEGQYDMVVAMYHDQGHIPLKLLGFYDGVNITAGLPFIRTSADHGTAFDIAWTGKAKSESMAISIRLAMQLA; encoded by the coding sequence ATGGGTGACCCGGCGGGCATTGGCCCGGAGATTATTATCAAATCGCTGGCTGAGGGAGAACTCTCTGGCGCCCCTGCGGTGGTGGTTGGCTGCGTGCAAACGCTGCGCCGTATTCAGGCGTTAAATATTGTGCCTGTTGTTGAACTAAAGGTGATCGAGAAGCCTGCCGATGCGGTGTTTACTCCCGGCATGATCAATATCATTGATGAACCGCTGGAAAAACCGGATACGCTGACACCGGGGAGCGTACAGGCGCAGGCGGGGGATTTGGCTTACCGCTGTATAAAACGCGCCACTGAATTGGCGATGGCGGGAGAGGTGAGCGCTATCGCCACCGCGCCGTTGAATAAAGAAGCGCTGCACTTGGCCGGGCATATGTATCCGGGTCACACGGAACTGCTGGCGAAGCTGACCAATAGCCGTGATTACGCCATGGTGCTGTATACCGATAAGCTGAAAGTTATTCACGTATCGACGCATATTGCGCTGCGTAAGTTTCTCGATACGCTGAGCTGCGAACGCGTTGAAACCGTGATTGCGATGGCCGATACTTTCCTTAAACGGGTCGGATATACGCATCCGCGTATTGCGGTTGCCGGGGTCAATCCGCATGCGGGGGAGAACGGCTTGTTCGGCGATGAGGAGATCAGGATCGTATCGCCTGCGGTTGAGGTCATGAAAGGCAAAGGCATTGATGTATACGGCCCCTGTCCGCCGGATACCGTCTACCTACAGGCGTATGAAGGGCAATATGATATGGTGGTGGCGATGTATCACGATCAGGGCCACATCCCGTTGAAGCTGCTGGGTTTCTATGATGGAGTCAATATTACCGCCGGGCTGCCTTTTATTCGTACCTCCGCCGATCACGGCACCGCGTTTGATATTGCCTGGACAGGAAAAGCGAAGTCTGAGAGCATGGCGATCTCAATCCGGTTGGCCATGCAACTCGCTTAA
- a CDS encoding DeoR/GlpR family DNA-binding transcription regulator has translation MDIVVGQTLSDAFRVSGDKMKGQSRLDQIMDYLKSHNLVTVDELVTVIDASPATIRRDLIKLDEQGVISRTHGGVTLNRFIPAQPTTNEKLQRNLQEKQAIARYAATLVQPGSAVVLDAGTTTLELARNLTHLPLRVITADLQIALFLSEFKQIEVTIIGGRIDDSSQSCIGEHGRRLLRSIYPDIAFISCNSWSLEKGITTPTEEKAGVKQDLGLNASRRVLLADSSKYGAYSLFCVTPLSDLSDIVTDSGLPPEVQAQLNAQPFNLTLV, from the coding sequence ATGGATATCGTCGTGGGGCAAACATTGAGTGATGCTTTCCGCGTGAGCGGAGATAAAATGAAGGGGCAAAGCCGTCTTGATCAGATTATGGATTATCTGAAAAGCCATAATCTGGTGACGGTGGATGAACTTGTTACCGTCATTGATGCTTCCCCGGCGACGATTCGCCGCGATCTGATCAAACTGGATGAACAAGGCGTGATCAGCCGCACCCACGGCGGCGTCACGCTTAACCGATTTATTCCCGCCCAGCCGACCACCAACGAAAAACTTCAGCGTAACTTACAGGAAAAGCAGGCTATCGCCCGCTATGCGGCGACGCTGGTACAGCCGGGCAGCGCGGTGGTGCTGGACGCGGGCACGACGACGCTGGAACTGGCGCGTAACCTGACGCACCTGCCGCTGCGGGTAATCACCGCCGATTTGCAAATCGCGCTGTTTCTGTCCGAGTTCAAACAGATTGAAGTGACGATCATCGGCGGCCGCATTGATGACAGTAGCCAATCGTGTATTGGCGAGCATGGCCGGCGCCTATTACGCAGTATTTACCCGGATATTGCGTTTATCAGTTGCAACTCGTGGAGTCTGGAAAAAGGGATTACCACGCCGACGGAAGAAAAAGCCGGCGTGAAGCAGGATCTCGGCCTGAACGCCAGCCGCCGGGTTTTGCTGGCTGACAGCAGTAAATACGGCGCCTATTCATTATTTTGCGTCACGCCGCTATCCGACTTGTCGGATATCGTCACCGACTCAGGGCTCCCGCCCGAGGTTCAGGCCCAGCTTAATGCGCAGCCGTTTAATTTGACGCTGGTGTAG
- a CDS encoding metal ABC transporter substrate-binding protein, translating to MKRSILAIALSGLLLSPLAMAKNLEVVASFSVLGDMVSHIGGDRVTVTDLVEPNGDPHEFEPSPKDSKTLVKADVVFVNGLGLEGWMDRLITASGYQGKVITASDGIKTLQMEEDGKIETDPHAWNNIGNGVIYARNIVNALAAVDPQNADYFRQQGEAYIQQLQELDRYAKKTFADIPQEKRKVLTSHDAFGYFSQAYGVKFLSPVGYSTESEASSKKVASLIKQIKEEKIKIYFIENQTDSRLVKQIANASDAQPGGELYPESLTDASGPAATYTAAFKHNVDAMAASMK from the coding sequence ATGAAACGTTCAATACTCGCAATTGCATTATCCGGCCTGCTGCTCAGTCCGCTGGCCATGGCCAAAAACCTGGAAGTGGTCGCCAGCTTCTCCGTACTGGGCGATATGGTGAGCCATATCGGCGGCGATCGCGTCACGGTAACCGATCTGGTTGAGCCGAACGGCGACCCGCATGAATTCGAGCCGTCTCCCAAAGACAGCAAAACGCTGGTTAAAGCCGATGTCGTTTTCGTCAACGGATTGGGGTTGGAAGGATGGATGGATCGGCTGATTACCGCTTCCGGCTATCAGGGAAAGGTGATCACCGCCTCTGACGGGATTAAAACGCTACAGATGGAAGAGGACGGCAAAATCGAAACCGATCCCCATGCCTGGAACAATATAGGCAATGGAGTGATCTATGCGCGCAACATTGTAAATGCGTTAGCCGCCGTCGATCCGCAGAACGCCGACTACTTCCGCCAGCAGGGCGAGGCTTATATCCAGCAGCTACAGGAGCTGGATCGCTACGCGAAAAAAACCTTTGCCGATATTCCGCAGGAAAAACGCAAGGTGCTGACCAGCCATGACGCTTTCGGCTATTTCAGCCAGGCTTACGGCGTGAAATTTTTGTCGCCGGTGGGTTATTCCACCGAATCGGAAGCCAGCAGTAAAAAAGTGGCTTCGCTTATCAAGCAGATAAAAGAAGAGAAGATAAAAATCTACTTCATTGAAAACCAGACCGACTCCCGTCTGGTTAAACAGATCGCCAACGCCAGCGACGCCCAGCCCGGCGGAGAGTTGTATCCGGAATCATTAACCGATGCATCCGGCCCTGCCGCCACCTACACCGCGGCCTTTAAGCATAATGTCGACGCCATGGCCGCCAGTATGAAGTAA